A stretch of the Amycolatopsis sp. BJA-103 genome encodes the following:
- a CDS encoding ABC transporter permease — protein sequence MSVRIGDTGAGGRAGIFRKVLRDHKSAAVGLALIALFVLVSILAPYLSPHSAVESSCAVFEPPSARHWLGCDDGGVDMVSLLMHGGQTSLVVAFTATLVSMAIGGTVAIVAGYFGGWPDTVLMRVTDVLLVLPDLVLAMVIAAVWGPSLFHVILVIGLLQWTSTARIVRAEVMSLRERAYVKRARGLGASNGRVIVRHILPHVGPLLIANTVLTVSAAIYLETALAFLGLQDPSVTTWGTILEHAFARTAISSGAWWAIVPDGFVIAAVSIGCFLLGRAIEDALNPRLKVSHLSGRRWRLRALVAKGANAR from the coding sequence ATGAGCGTCCGCATCGGTGACACCGGGGCCGGCGGCCGGGCCGGGATCTTCCGCAAAGTGCTGCGCGACCACAAATCCGCGGCGGTCGGGCTGGCGCTCATCGCGCTGTTCGTGCTGGTCTCGATTCTCGCGCCCTATCTTTCGCCACACAGCGCGGTCGAGAGCAGTTGCGCCGTCTTCGAACCCCCGTCCGCGCGGCATTGGCTCGGCTGTGACGACGGCGGCGTCGACATGGTTTCCCTGCTCATGCACGGCGGGCAGACCTCGCTCGTCGTCGCGTTCACCGCGACCCTGGTCTCGATGGCGATCGGCGGCACGGTCGCCATCGTGGCGGGCTACTTCGGGGGCTGGCCCGACACCGTCCTGATGCGCGTCACCGACGTCCTGCTGGTCCTGCCGGACCTGGTGCTGGCGATGGTGATCGCCGCGGTGTGGGGGCCGAGCCTGTTCCACGTGATCCTGGTGATCGGCCTGCTGCAATGGACTTCCACCGCCCGGATCGTCCGCGCCGAGGTGATGTCGTTGCGCGAACGGGCTTATGTCAAACGCGCGAGAGGACTCGGCGCGAGCAACGGCCGGGTGATCGTCCGGCACATCCTTCCCCACGTCGGACCGCTGCTGATCGCCAACACCGTGCTGACCGTTTCGGCGGCGATCTACCTGGAGACCGCGCTGGCCTTCCTCGGCCTGCAGGATCCCAGCGTCACGACCTGGGGCACGATCCTGGAACACGCGTTCGCGCGGACCGCGATCAGTTCCGGTGCCTGGTGGGCGATCGTGCCCGACGGCTTCGTCATCGCCGCGGTGAGCATCGGGTGCTTCCTGCTCGGGCGGGCCATCGAAGACGCGCTGAACCCCCGGCTCAAGGTCTCGCATCTCTCGGGGCGGCGCTGGCGTCTGCGCGCCCTCGTCGCGAAGGGGGCGAACGCCCGATGA
- a CDS encoding ABC transporter ATP-binding protein produces MSVLEVSDLHVWFDLPHGGQVHPVDGVSFALEPSERFGLVGESGCGKTTTILALMGLLPATASVSGQVRIDGTDILADGEDSVRGHRWRDIAMVFQGAMNALNPVKTVGWQIAEPMAHHGVARGKRARERVRELLELVGIPAAAANRYPHEFSGGMRQRLSIAMALACEPKILLADEPTTALDVMVQAQILELLTRLTDELGMALVLVTHDLPVVTQFCHRAAVMYAGKMVEDGPADELTSASRHPYTRLLFAATPDLYGREPLVSIPGAPPRLDAEITGCAFRPRCDVPMDRCGGEHPLLRTAGPGHRAACFRNEEPVESR; encoded by the coding sequence ATGAGCGTGTTGGAAGTCAGCGATCTGCACGTCTGGTTCGATCTGCCGCACGGCGGCCAGGTCCACCCGGTCGACGGCGTGAGTTTCGCACTCGAGCCCAGCGAGCGGTTCGGCCTCGTCGGAGAGTCCGGCTGCGGGAAGACCACCACCATCCTCGCGTTGATGGGACTGCTCCCGGCGACCGCGTCGGTCTCCGGCCAGGTCCGGATCGACGGCACGGACATCCTGGCCGACGGCGAGGACTCGGTCCGCGGCCACCGCTGGCGGGACATCGCGATGGTGTTCCAGGGCGCGATGAACGCGCTCAACCCGGTCAAGACGGTGGGCTGGCAGATCGCCGAACCGATGGCCCACCACGGCGTCGCCCGCGGGAAGCGGGCCCGCGAACGGGTCCGGGAGCTGCTCGAACTCGTCGGCATCCCCGCCGCGGCCGCGAACCGCTATCCGCACGAGTTCTCCGGTGGCATGCGCCAGCGGCTCTCCATCGCGATGGCGCTGGCCTGCGAGCCGAAGATCCTGCTCGCCGACGAACCGACGACGGCGCTGGACGTGATGGTCCAGGCGCAGATCCTCGAACTGCTCACCCGGCTGACCGACGAACTCGGCATGGCGCTGGTCCTGGTCACCCACGACCTGCCGGTGGTGACGCAGTTCTGTCACCGGGCCGCGGTGATGTACGCCGGGAAGATGGTCGAGGACGGTCCGGCGGACGAGCTCACGTCGGCCTCCCGGCATCCGTACACCCGGCTGCTGTTCGCGGCCACGCCGGATCTGTACGGGCGGGAACCGCTCGTCTCCATTCCCGGCGCGCCGCCGAGGCTGGACGCCGAGATCACCGGCTGCGCCTTCCGGCCCCGGTGCGACGTGCCGATGGACCGCTGTGGCGGCGAGCATCCGTTGCTGCGCACCGCCGGGCCCGGCCATCGCGCCGCCTGTTTCCGCAACGAAGAACCGGTGGAGTCACGATGA
- a CDS encoding ABC transporter ATP-binding protein: MNQALLEVEDLAIHYPVRRGVVQALARRPRSVVHAVDGVSFRLGRGEMVAVVGESGCGKSTTASAICGLVRPTAGSVRLDGTEISGLSERAKRPVRRRVQMIYQDPYESLDPLCRVRDILEEPMLIHGIGDSKEARATLIEESLERSGLAPAKAFLDRYPHELSGGQRQRVAIAAALVLDPDVLLADEPVSMLDVSVRAGVLTLLDTLRKDRDTGILMITHDLSTAAHFADRIVVMYLGRIVEQGRAHDVVHHPKHPYTKALLSAVPKREPGEWTKPRLLTGETPDPVDIPPGCRFRSRCPVGENDCEVSDPALRAGPGDADSGHEVACLHA, from the coding sequence ATGAATCAGGCCCTGCTCGAGGTCGAGGACCTCGCGATCCACTACCCGGTGCGGCGCGGCGTCGTCCAGGCGCTGGCCAGACGTCCCCGAAGCGTCGTGCACGCGGTGGACGGCGTCAGTTTCCGCCTCGGCCGCGGCGAGATGGTCGCCGTCGTCGGCGAGTCCGGCTGCGGGAAGTCCACCACCGCCTCGGCGATCTGCGGGCTCGTCCGGCCGACGGCCGGATCGGTCCGGCTCGACGGCACGGAGATCAGCGGGCTTTCCGAGCGCGCGAAACGGCCCGTTCGCCGCCGGGTCCAGATGATCTACCAGGATCCGTACGAGTCACTGGATCCGTTGTGCCGGGTCCGGGACATCCTGGAGGAACCGATGCTGATCCACGGCATCGGTGATTCCAAGGAGGCGCGCGCCACCTTGATCGAGGAGTCCCTCGAACGCAGTGGACTCGCGCCTGCCAAGGCCTTCCTCGACCGCTACCCGCACGAGCTCTCCGGTGGCCAGCGGCAACGGGTCGCCATCGCCGCCGCACTCGTCCTCGATCCCGACGTCCTGCTGGCCGACGAACCGGTTTCGATGCTGGACGTCTCCGTCCGCGCCGGGGTGCTCACCTTGCTGGACACCCTCCGCAAGGACCGGGACACGGGGATCCTGATGATCACCCACGACCTGTCCACGGCCGCGCATTTCGCCGACCGGATCGTCGTGATGTACCTCGGCAGGATCGTCGAACAGGGACGCGCCCACGACGTGGTCCACCACCCCAAACATCCCTACACCAAGGCATTGCTGTCCGCCGTGCCCAAACGGGAGCCGGGGGAGTGGACGAAGCCGCGGTTGCTCACCGGCGAGACCCCGGATCCGGTCGACATCCCGCCGGGATGCCGGTTCCGTTCCCGCTGCCCGGTCGGCGAAAACGACTGCGAGGTCTCGGATCCGGCACTGCGGGCCGGACCGGGGGACGCGGATTCCGGCCACGAAGTCGCTTGCCTGCACGCCTGA
- a CDS encoding N-acyl-D-amino-acid deacylase family protein yields MPPELVIRGGSVVDGTGAPARRADVAIAGDRVEAVGELPDSGCPVLDAEGCVVAPGFINVLSHGYETLQLDPRGLSDLYQGITTEIFGEGRSLGPVTGKMADIVGGEPQQYGVRTSWPRLSEFLGYLEKAGVGLNVGSFVGAENLRMPFAGNEDRPLTDAELAAACELLDSELADGALGVGSALIYSPGSYASTEELIAYARVLARHDALYISHIRGESDRLLESVDELIRIARESTARAEIYHLKASGRENWPAMNSVYERVEQARAAGIQVTADVYPYEAGSTFLSAFIPPKFHEGGHGELAARISDGETRAVIKAAIGSPGTDWDNLYLGSGGADGILLLGDGDLKGRTLAEVSATWGDGDPLDTLLDIVAAHPKLLVAEFTSSEAHVLRALRFPWVSVCTDSEALAAEPPFTDTSIHPRTYGAFARVAGRYVREGVLTLEQAVRCMTSLPAENLRLADRGVVRPGAFADLTVFVPEEVQDNATYLEPHRYADGMRHVLVNGRIAFQDGKPTGTLAGRALRRRR; encoded by the coding sequence GTGCCTCCAGAACTCGTCATCCGGGGAGGTTCGGTCGTCGACGGCACGGGAGCCCCCGCCCGTCGCGCCGACGTCGCGATCGCCGGGGACCGCGTCGAAGCCGTCGGAGAACTTCCCGACTCCGGCTGCCCGGTGCTGGACGCCGAGGGGTGCGTGGTCGCGCCGGGCTTCATCAACGTCCTCAGCCACGGCTACGAAACCCTGCAACTGGACCCCCGGGGCCTTTCCGATCTGTACCAGGGGATCACCACGGAGATCTTCGGCGAGGGACGGTCGCTGGGACCGGTCACCGGCAAGATGGCCGACATCGTCGGCGGCGAGCCGCAGCAGTACGGCGTCCGGACGAGCTGGCCCCGCCTCAGTGAATTCCTTGGCTACCTCGAGAAGGCCGGGGTCGGCCTGAACGTCGGCAGCTTCGTCGGCGCGGAGAACCTGCGGATGCCCTTCGCCGGCAACGAGGACCGGCCGTTGACCGACGCCGAACTGGCCGCCGCCTGCGAGTTGCTCGACTCCGAGCTCGCCGACGGAGCCCTCGGCGTGGGATCCGCGTTGATCTATTCGCCGGGAAGCTATGCCTCCACCGAGGAACTGATCGCGTACGCGCGGGTCCTCGCCCGGCACGACGCGCTCTACATCTCCCACATCAGGGGCGAGTCCGACAGACTCCTGGAGTCCGTCGACGAACTCATCCGGATCGCGAGGGAGTCCACCGCCCGGGCGGAGATCTACCACCTGAAGGCTTCCGGCCGCGAGAACTGGCCCGCGATGAACAGCGTGTACGAACGGGTGGAGCAGGCGAGAGCGGCCGGGATCCAGGTGACCGCGGACGTCTACCCGTACGAGGCGGGTTCCACGTTCCTTTCGGCGTTCATCCCGCCGAAGTTCCACGAGGGCGGTCACGGTGAACTGGCCGCCCGTATCTCGGACGGGGAAACCAGGGCCGTGATCAAGGCGGCCATCGGTAGCCCCGGGACGGACTGGGACAACCTGTACCTCGGATCGGGCGGCGCGGACGGGATCCTCCTGCTCGGCGACGGAGACCTCAAAGGCAGGACACTCGCCGAGGTCAGCGCCACCTGGGGCGACGGCGACCCTCTCGACACCCTGCTCGACATCGTCGCCGCGCATCCGAAGCTCCTGGTGGCCGAGTTCACCTCGTCCGAGGCGCACGTCCTGCGCGCGCTCCGGTTCCCGTGGGTGTCGGTGTGCACGGACTCGGAGGCCCTCGCCGCGGAGCCGCCGTTCACCGACACCTCCATCCATCCCCGCACGTACGGCGCCTTCGCCCGTGTGGCCGGACGCTACGTCCGTGAGGGAGTGCTGACCCTCGAACAAGCCGTGCGGTGCATGACGAGCCTGCCCGCGGAGAACCTCAGGCTGGCCGATCGCGGCGTGGTCCGTCCCGGCGCCTTCGCGGATCTGACAGTCTTCGTGCCCGAAGAGGTCCAGGACAACGCCACCTACCTCGAGCCGCACCGGTACGCAGACGGCATGCGCCATGTCCTGGTCAACGGCCGTATCGCGTTCCAGGACGGCAAGCCGACCGGGACACTCGCCGGACGGGCGCTCCGACGGCGCCGGTGA